A genomic segment from Anas platyrhynchos isolate ZD024472 breed Pekin duck chromosome 5, IASCAAS_PekinDuck_T2T, whole genome shotgun sequence encodes:
- the TUNAR gene encoding protein TUNAR isoform X3 has translation MVDIILKGRIKKLTTKMVITSGNEEDKGSQEKESKEETILAMLGIIGTILNLIVIIFVYIYTTL, from the coding sequence ATTATCCTGAAGGGGAGGATAAAGAAACTGACCACCAAGATGGTAATCACTAGTGGAAATGAAGAAGATAAAGGCagtcaagaaaaggaaagcaaagaagaaaccATCTTGGCAATGCTTGGAATTATTGGGACAATTCTGAACCTCATTGTGATCATTTTTGTGTACATTTACACAACGTTGTAA
- the TUNAR gene encoding protein TUNAR isoform X4: MVITSGNEEDKGSQEKESKEETILAMLGIIGTILNLIVIIFVYIYTTL; the protein is encoded by the coding sequence ATGGTAATCACTAGTGGAAATGAAGAAGATAAAGGCagtcaagaaaaggaaagcaaagaagaaaccATCTTGGCAATGCTTGGAATTATTGGGACAATTCTGAACCTCATTGTGATCATTTTTGTGTACATTTACACAACGTTGTAA